cagggtgttcgaagtggAGGATTCCAAGTCCGAAaaatcaaaccaagcatcacatcgggatctgacagagtcctcaatttatcagatCCTGAATATCagtggattttgaacatggaaggaaaaagcatcgttcagagtggggagaaaccgtacatgatttgtgtgtgtggacgaggattcagtcagtcatcaggcctcacaagccacaaatgcagtcgcactgaggagaaaccgtggaaatgtggggactgtgggaaaggattcacttccccatcccagctggaaactcatcaacgcagccacactggggagagaccattcacctgcaccacatgtgggaagggattcactcggttatccggcctgcaggcacaccagcaagttcacactgacgagagactgttcaggtgctcttactgcgggactgggttcagaaactcatctcacctcactgcacatcaccgaattcacactggggagaagccatttgtcTGTGCCAAGTGTGGCAAGgtattcactcagtcattcaacctgcagaagcaccagcgaattcactgtggggagaggccatttgcctgcgcTCAGTGTGGGAAGGTATTCACTCAGGCATCCgctctgcagaagcaccagcgaattcacactggggagagaccattcacctgctcagagtgtgggaaaggattcactcagtcatccctcctgctgagacaccagctagttcacactgatgagagacctttccaatgtccagactgcgggaagtgctttaaaagttcttgggatctgatgagccatcaacgtgttcacactgacgagaaaccgttcaggtgctctcactgcgggactgggttcagacgatcatctcagctcactttacatcagcgaattcacactggggagagactattcacctgcgccaagtgtgggaagggattcactcagtcatctactctgtccacacaccagctaattcacactggggagagaccattcacctgctccgagtgtgggaagggattcactcagtcatcccacctgcggattcaccagcgatttcacactggagagagaccgttccaatgtgcagactgcgggaagtgctataaaagttcttggGATCTGaagtgccatcaacgtgttcacaccaacgagagaccgttca
This portion of the Scyliorhinus torazame isolate Kashiwa2021f chromosome 5, sScyTor2.1, whole genome shotgun sequence genome encodes:
- the LOC140418848 gene encoding uncharacterized protein isoform X2: MEGKSIVQSGEKPYMICVCGRGFSQSSGLTSHKCSRTEEKPWKCGDCGKGFTSPSQLETHQRSHTGERPFTCTTCGKGFTRLSGLQAHQQVHTDERLFRCSYCGTGFRNSSHLTAHHRIHTGEKPFVCAKCGKVFTQSFNLQKHQRIHCGERPFACAQCGKVFTQASALQKHQRIHTGERPFTCSECGKGFTQSSLLLRHQLVHTDERPFQCPDCGKCFKSSWDLMSHQRVHTDEKPFRCSHCGTGFRRSSQLTLHQRIHTGERLFTCAKCGKGFTQSSTLSTHQLIHTGERPFTCSECGKGFTQSSHLRIHQRFHTGERPFQCADCGKCYKSSWDLKCHQRVHTNERPFRCSHCGTGFRRSSHLTAHQRIHTGERPFACSKCGKGFTNSSTLQKHQRVHTGERPFICANCGKGFTRLFNLQTHQRIHTGERPFTCSECGKEFTQLSNLQQHQRGHK
- the LOC140418848 gene encoding uncharacterized protein isoform X1 — protein: MEPGVGQRKLNYITLEKEVSQGVRSGGFQVRKIKPSITSGSDRVLNLSDPEYQWILNMEGKSIVQSGEKPYMICVCGRGFSQSSGLTSHKCSRTEEKPWKCGDCGKGFTSPSQLETHQRSHTGERPFTCTTCGKGFTRLSGLQAHQQVHTDERLFRCSYCGTGFRNSSHLTAHHRIHTGEKPFVCAKCGKVFTQSFNLQKHQRIHCGERPFACAQCGKVFTQASALQKHQRIHTGERPFTCSECGKGFTQSSLLLRHQLVHTDERPFQCPDCGKCFKSSWDLMSHQRVHTDEKPFRCSHCGTGFRRSSQLTLHQRIHTGERLFTCAKCGKGFTQSSTLSTHQLIHTGERPFTCSECGKGFTQSSHLRIHQRFHTGERPFQCADCGKCYKSSWDLKCHQRVHTNERPFRCSHCGTGFRRSSHLTAHQRIHTGERPFACSKCGKGFTNSSTLQKHQRVHTGERPFICANCGKGFTRLFNLQTHQRIHTGERPFTCSECGKEFTQLSNLQQHQRGHK